In the Theobroma cacao cultivar B97-61/B2 chromosome 1, Criollo_cocoa_genome_V2, whole genome shotgun sequence genome, one interval contains:
- the LOC18611495 gene encoding protein argonaute 5: MSGRGGRRRGPGQDSGSGQPSPSLSRGGGSRRGRGRVPSGPPPYSSYTPPRPQVAPTQPPPPSAPSTSTAPAYHPLSSSGAESLMREVSQKLTLEPESATTAPLLPPSSSKAIRSAQRPGVGRDGEKCKVRANHFLVKFADKDLHHYDVSITPEVTSKKTNRIIMQQLTDLYKQSHLGGRCPAYDGRKGLYAAGALPFESKEFFVKIIDEDQGRGSSSSATKEWQYKVAVKLVSKPDLHYLREFLLRRHFEAPQETIQVLDVVLRAKPSENYTVVGRSFFHPDLGPKGELGNGIDYWMGYYQSLRPTQMGLSLNIDVSARSFYEPLLVTDFVTKHFKRTSLKRPLSDQDCVKLTTALKGVKVRLIHMAYAKTCKIVGISRLPISELTFTLDDKKTNVSVVQYFLEKYEIVLKHPSLPALQSGSEAKPIYLPMELCQIVEGQRYTKKLNDQQVRALLKATCKRPPDRERDIRRMVSNNNFNGEERVSEFGIHVGQELALVEARVLPAPVLKYHDTGPEKSVKPSKGAWNMINKKMVNGGEVDNWTCVNFSSNYANISNDFCTRLVEMCNNKGMVFRHTAAVPIRSAHPFRIDQTLRDVYEESTRQKRPLKLLIIILPDQSGSYGKIKRICETELGIVSQCCQPKQASKYYPQYFENLALKINVKVGGRNTVLNDAIEKTIPLVSDDPTIIFGADVTHPQPGEDSSPSIAAVVASIDWPEVTKYRGIVSAQPHREEIIQDLYKTVQDPQKGVVPSGMIRELLISFYKSTRRKPLRIIFYRDGVSEGQFSQVLLYEMDAIRKACASIQDNYMPPVTFVVVQKRHRTRLFPTDTASTDKSGNIVAGTVVDTIICHPTEFDFYLNSHAGIMGTSKPTHYHVLYDENKFTADNFQVLTNNLCYTYARCTRSVSIVPPAYYAHLVAFRARYYIEDETSDSGSANARRNARDRNVEAQPLPSIRENVKEVMFYC, encoded by the exons ATGTCTGGACGTGGCGGTCGCCGACGTGGCCCGGGACAGGACTCCGGTAGCGGTCAACCGTCGCCGTCTCTCTCTCGCGGTGGCGGCAGTCGTAGAGGAAGAGGTCGTGTACCCTCTGGTCCTCCTCCTTATTCCTCTTACACTCCGCCTCGTCCTCAGGTGGCTCCTACTCAGCCACCTCCTCCTTCGGCTCCGTCGACGTCTACGGCTCCGGCGTATCATCCTTTGTCGAGTTCTGGTGCGGAATCACTGATGAGAGAGGTCTCGCAAAAGCTTACATTGGAGCCAGAGTCTGCGACGACTGCGCCTCTTCTTCCTCCGTCGTCGTCAAAGGCGATTAGATCAGCCCAAAGGCCAGGTGTAGGTCGGGACGGTGAAAAATGCAAAGTCAGAGCCAATCATTTCCTCGTTAAGTTTGCTGACAAAGATCTTCATCACTACGAT GTTTCtataactcctgaggtaacCTCAAAGAAGACGAACAGAATTATAATGCAACAACTCACTGACTTGTACAAGCAGTCACACCTTGGTGGCCGGTGTCCAGCCTACGATGGCCGCAAGGGCTTGTACGCAGCTGGTGCTCTGCCTTTTGAGTCGAAGGAGTTTTTTGTTAAGATAATCGATGAAGACCAAGGTCGTGGTTCATCCAGTTCAGCAAC GAAGGAATGGCAATATAAGGTGGCGGTCAAATTGGTATCGAAACCTGATCTTCATTATTTGCGGGAGTTCTTGCTTCGAAGGCATTTCGAAGCTCCTCAAGAAACTATTCAAGTGCTGGATGTTGTTCTTAGGGCTAAACCATCAGAGAA TTATACTGTGGTGGGAAggtcatttttccacccagATTTAGGTCCAAAAGGAGAGCTTGGTAATGGAATAGATTACTGGATGGGGTATTATCAGAGTCTTCGACCCACTCAAATGGGTTTATCTCTTAATATTG ATGTGTCTGCTCGATCATTCTATGAGCCACTTTTAGTTACGGACTTTGTTACCAAACATTTCAAGCGTACAAGCTTGAAAAGGCCTCTGTCTGATCAAGATTGTGTTAAA CTGACAACGGCATTGAAAGGGGTGAAGGTGCGACTTATCCACATGGCGTATGCAAAAACTTGCAAGATCGTTGGCATATCCAGATTGCCAATAAGCGAGTTAAC GTTTACTCTTGACGACAAGAAAACAAATGTGTCTGTGGTTCAGtatttccttgaaaaataCGAAATTGTGCTTAAACATCCATCGTTGCCTGCCCTTCAATCTGGAAGTGAAGCAAAACCTATTTACTTGCCAATGGAG CTGTGCCAGATTGTTGAAGGACAGAGATACACAAAAAAGCTAAATGATCAACAAGTGAGAGCTCTGTTGAAAGCAACCTGTAAACGTCCACCTGATAGGGAGAGGGATATTAGAAGG ATGGTGagcaataataattttaacgGAGAAGAGCGTGTAAGTGAATTTGGAATTCATGTTGGACAAGAACTTGCACTCGTTGAAGCGCGAGTTTTGCCTGCTCCAGTG CTTAAGTATCATGATACTGGACCAGAAAAAAGTGTTAAACCTAGTAAAGGGGCATGGAACATGATCAACAAG AAAATGGTCAATGGTGGGGAAGTGGATAATTGGACTTGTGTGAACTTCTCCTCAAATTAtgcaaatatttcaaatgactTCTGTACACGATTGGTGGAAATGTGTAATAACAAAGGAATG GTATTTCGTCATACCGCTGCAGTCCCTATCCGTTCAGCTCATCCTTTTAGAATTGATCAAACTCTGCGAGATGTTTACGAGGAGTCTACAAGGCAGAAGAGGCCACTTAAATTgttgataattattttaccTGATCAGAGTGGCTCATATG GGAAAATTAAACGAATATGTGAGACAGAGTTAGGTATTGTTTCTCAATGTTGtcagcccaagcaagcttcaAAATATTACcctcaatattttgaaaatcttgCTCTGAAGATCAATGTGAAG GTTGGGGGACGTAATACCGTGCTGAATGATGCCATTGAAAAAACAATTCCTCTTGTGTCTGATGACCCTACAATTATATTTGGTGCGGATGTCACTCATCCACAGCCTGGGGAAGATTCTAGTCCTTCAATAGCTGCA GTGGTTGCTTCAATTGATTGGCCAGAGGTAACTAAGTACCGAGGAATAGTTTCTGCACAGCCTCATCGAGAGGAAATAATCCAAGATCTCTATAAAACAGTTCAGGATCCTCAGAAGGGTGTTGTTCCTAGTGGAATGATCAG GGAATTGCTTATCAGTTTCTATAAATCAACTAGAAGAAAACCTTTAAGGATTATTTTCTACAG AGATGGTGTTAGTGAAGGCCAATTTAGTCAAGTTTTGCTCTATGAAATGGATGCAATTCGAAAG GCTTGTGCATCAATACAGGATAATTATATGCCACCAGTTACATTTGTTGTGGTGCAGAAAAGGCATCGTACTCGCTTATTTCCTACTGACACTGCCTCAACAGATAAGAGTGGCAATATCGTAGCAG GTACTGTTGTTGATACTATCATTTGTCACCCCacagaatttgatttttatctcAATAGTCATGCTGGAATCATG GGAACAAGTAAACCCACTCATTACCATGTCTTGTATGATGAAAACAAGTTCACTGCAGACAACTTCCAAGTGCTCACAAACAATTTATGCTACAC GTATGCAAGATGTACTCGGTCGGTTTCCATAG TGCCTCCTGCATATTATGCTCATCTAGTAGCTTTTCGGGCACGCTATTACATAGAGGATGAAACTTCAGACAGTGGCTCTGCAAATGCGAGACGGAATGCAAGAGACAGAAACGTGGAGGCTCAACCTCTCCCAAGCattagagaaaatgtgaaggaAGTCATGTTTTACTGCTGA